One window of the Thamnophis elegans isolate rThaEle1 chromosome 6, rThaEle1.pri, whole genome shotgun sequence genome contains the following:
- the ZAR1L gene encoding ZAR1-like protein, producing MERFVYPPYSVYQSYGSSFTPSHHVAARLPPKQKQPSWKQSKCSGISNPYQGVLTAPSATPQVSSPEYLDTYKRAQLKALLSHVSPGLNPRLRKGNTKEVGVQVNPRADAAVQCSLGSRPLQAVRPQSPTGRLSQEPPLPGFYSPVLGRRLFTLPEAAENPKAHPEGPASFQFIQESEGTFVEKAEGGAEEKAGAEDEVPGHAVGYSAQQQVAKGGEAEEGGSHLDEARKGTTFQFLEQKYGYFHCNDCKTRWESAYVWCISGTNKVYFKQLCRKCQKSFNPYKVEAIQCHICSKTRCSCPQKKRHIDLKRPHRQELCGRCKGKRLSCDNTYSFKYIV from the exons ATGGAGCGTTTCGTTTATCCGCCTTACAGCGTTTATCAAAGTTATGGAAGCAGCTTTACTCCCAGCCACCACGTGGCCGCGAGGCTACCACCCAAGCAGAAGCAGCCGAGCTGGAAGCAAAGCAAGTGCAGCGGCATCTCCAATCCCTACCAAGGGGTGCTCACGGCCCCCTCCGCGACTCCTCAGGTGTCTTCGCCCGAGTATTTGGACACTTACAAGCGAGCGCAGCTAAAGGCGCTGCTATCGCACGTCAGCCCGGGCCTCAACCCGCGGCTCCGTAAAGGCAACACCAAAGAAGTGGGCGTCCAAGTGAACCCGAGGGCAGACGCTGCGGTGCAATGCTCGCTTGGATCCCGGCCGCTGCAGGCCGTCCGCCCTCAAAGCCCCACGGGCCGGCTCAGCCAGGAGCCGCCGCTCCCAGGCTTCTATTCGCCCGTGCTCGGTCGCCGCCTCTTCACTTTGCCCGAAGCGGCGGAGAACCCGAAGGCGCACCCCGAAGGGCCGGCTTCGTTTCAGTTCATCCAGGAATCCGAGGGAACGTTCGTAGAGAAGGCGGAGGGCGGTGCCGAAGAGAAGGCGGGAGCTGAGGACGAGGTGCCGGGGCATGCTGTCGGATACTCTGCCCAGCAGCAGGTCGCAAAAGGAGGCGAGGCTGAGGAAGGCGGGAGTCACCTCGACGAAGCGAGAAAAGGGACCACCTTCCAG TTCTTAGAACAGAAATATGGCTATTTCCATTGCAATGACTGTAAGACCAGATGGGAAAGTGCCTATGTATGGTGCATTTCTGGAACCAATAAG GTATACTTTAAGCAGCTTTGTCGCAAGTGCCAAAAGAGCTTTAATCCCTATAAAGTAGAAGCAATTCAGTGCCAT ATCTGTTCAAAGACTCGCTGCTCCTGTCCCCAGAAAAAAAGGCACATTGACCTCAAGAGACCACACCGGCAAGAGCTATGTGGACGCTGTAAAGGCAAAAGATTATCTTGCGACAACACCTACAGCTTCAAATACATTGTTTGA